In Paenibacillus sp. G2S3, a single window of DNA contains:
- a CDS encoding DUF5590 domain-containing protein produces MKKRKKWILLGSVLILLLLFGLIQFYAYIMKDQWNERDIAKDVAKTSAGLTEVTKAQKSVWDENAVYWVLTGKNEAGTELMVWVRFTVDGKIAEDTDSVFAEELSKGTSEAKMRSLIKADLPDISIERLLPGVYNGEYAWQLFYKQSGRYYYQFYRFSDGARMGEGYSLPSR; encoded by the coding sequence TTGAAGAAAAGGAAAAAATGGATCCTCCTGGGGTCAGTTCTGATTCTGCTCCTTCTGTTCGGACTTATCCAGTTCTATGCTTATATTATGAAAGATCAATGGAACGAGCGAGATATCGCTAAGGATGTCGCCAAAACGAGTGCTGGTCTAACAGAGGTAACTAAAGCGCAAAAATCCGTGTGGGATGAAAATGCGGTGTACTGGGTCTTAACAGGGAAGAATGAAGCTGGGACCGAGTTGATGGTTTGGGTACGTTTTACTGTAGACGGGAAGATTGCTGAAGACACCGATTCAGTATTTGCTGAGGAACTAAGTAAAGGGACTTCTGAAGCGAAAATGCGTAGCCTTATAAAAGCCGATCTTCCGGACATCAGCATTGAGCGGTTGTTGCCAGGAGTATATAACGGAGAGTATGCTTGGCAGCTTTTTTATAAACAAAGCGGTCGGTACTATTATCAATTTTATCGGTTCTCAGATGGGGCTCGAATGGGTGAAGGATACAGTTTACCTAGCCGCTAA
- a CDS encoding amidohydrolase: protein MKSNKTIIKGGRFLTPGTDEPVLSGYMTIEDDLITYIGKEEPLMEDGVQVVDGSRLLFMPGLVNTHGHAAMSLLRGYGDDLALQVWLQEKMWPMEAKFTGEDVYWGTSLSVLEMLKGGTTTFLDMYDHMDRVAEVVELSGIRSVLMRGVIGLCPEEVQNHKLAEAISFARNWHGKADGRITTMISPHAPYTCPPDFFVKFVQAAHDLDLPMHTHMSETKREVEQNVVDYGLRPVAHLEKLGMFTRPSIVAHGVHLNDEEIEILARHDVGVSHNPGSNLKLASGVARVTDLLKAGVKVSLGTDGAASNNNLDMFEEMRLAALIHKGVSGDPTAVPAPEALRIATEYGAKSIFLNDVGRLAVGMKADFIAIDIDQPHLLPHTDLLSHAVYSASAKDVEHVWVNGKQVVKHGECVTLDEEAIRRKAQESFDGLLKR, encoded by the coding sequence ATGAAGAGCAATAAAACGATTATCAAGGGCGGGCGTTTTCTTACTCCGGGAACGGATGAGCCGGTTCTAAGTGGATATATGACTATTGAAGATGATTTGATCACTTACATAGGAAAAGAAGAGCCTCTAATGGAAGATGGTGTGCAAGTTGTTGATGGCAGTCGTCTGCTGTTTATGCCAGGTCTGGTAAACACACATGGCCACGCCGCAATGTCATTACTTCGTGGTTATGGAGATGATTTAGCCCTTCAGGTGTGGCTTCAAGAGAAGATGTGGCCGATGGAAGCGAAATTCACTGGAGAAGATGTATACTGGGGAACCTCCTTGTCGGTTCTGGAAATGCTAAAAGGTGGTACTACAACCTTCTTGGATATGTATGATCATATGGACCGAGTAGCAGAGGTAGTCGAATTATCAGGCATCCGTTCCGTACTGATGAGAGGCGTAATTGGCTTATGCCCAGAGGAAGTACAAAATCACAAGCTTGCGGAAGCGATTTCTTTTGCACGAAATTGGCATGGTAAGGCTGATGGTAGAATTACGACGATGATCTCGCCACACGCCCCATATACTTGCCCACCGGACTTCTTTGTTAAGTTTGTACAAGCGGCACATGATTTGGATTTACCGATGCATACCCATATGTCCGAGACCAAACGCGAAGTGGAGCAGAATGTGGTGGATTACGGACTTCGGCCTGTAGCGCATTTAGAGAAGCTTGGAATGTTCACACGTCCGTCTATTGTTGCACATGGCGTTCATTTGAATGATGAAGAGATCGAGATACTGGCTCGTCATGATGTAGGCGTGTCTCATAACCCAGGAAGTAATCTGAAGCTGGCTAGTGGAGTGGCGCGGGTTACGGATCTTCTAAAGGCTGGTGTGAAGGTGTCACTGGGTACAGATGGTGCGGCAAGCAATAATAACCTGGATATGTTTGAAGAGATGCGTCTTGCAGCTCTCATCCATAAAGGTGTAAGTGGTGATCCGACGGCTGTTCCAGCTCCGGAAGCGCTGCGTATAGCTACAGAGTATGGCGCAAAGTCTATCTTTTTAAATGATGTGGGTAGACTCGCTGTTGGCATGAAAGCGGACTTTATCGCGATTGATATAGACCAGCCGCATTTGCTACCACACACAGATCTGTTGTCTCATGCTGTATACTCTGCCAGCGCCAAGGACGTTGAGCATGTATGGGTGAATGGTAAACAGGTTGTAAAACATGGAGAATGTGTAACGCTAGATGAGGAAGCAATCCGTCGTAAGGCGCAAGAATCATTTGATGGACTGCTTAAACGATAG
- a CDS encoding redox-sensing transcriptional repressor Rex — MKSDKISEAVVRRLPVYLRFLNDLQKREILTVSSQELGQKLDLNPAQIRKDLAYFGDFGRKGIGYDVTYLIEKIRHILKLDQQLNVALVGAGNLGHALSNYNAYLKDTMKITAIFDSYAPKVGRKINSLTVQPMEELGQTVREQGIRIGIITVPDSEAQNVADILIESGIEAILNFAPVILKTPPNIRVHAADFTTDLQSLAYYLKDGKEESGNEEQ; from the coding sequence ATGAAATCGGATAAAATATCAGAAGCCGTTGTTCGCAGACTTCCTGTGTACTTGCGTTTCTTGAATGATCTCCAGAAACGTGAAATATTAACCGTTTCCTCACAAGAACTAGGGCAAAAACTTGATCTGAATCCTGCTCAAATCCGTAAAGATTTAGCTTATTTTGGAGACTTTGGTAGAAAAGGTATTGGGTATGACGTAACTTACCTTATTGAGAAAATTCGTCATATTCTGAAGCTGGATCAACAACTGAATGTAGCTTTAGTTGGTGCCGGTAACCTTGGACATGCATTATCTAATTACAATGCTTATCTGAAAGATACTATGAAGATTACCGCAATATTTGACTCTTATGCGCCTAAGGTTGGGCGTAAAATCAACTCTCTTACCGTTCAACCAATGGAGGAGCTAGGTCAGACGGTTCGTGAGCAAGGTATTCGAATTGGGATTATTACAGTGCCTGATTCAGAAGCGCAGAATGTAGCAGATATTCTTATTGAATCTGGCATTGAGGCAATTTTGAATTTTGCGCCAGTGATTCTTAAAACACCACCGAATATCCGGGTTCATGCTGCCGATTTTACAACGGATTTGCAAAGCCTTGCTTATTACTTGAAAGACGGAAAGGAAGAAAGCGGAAATGAAGAGCAATAA
- the dinG gene encoding ATP-dependent DNA helicase DinG, which produces MKFAVLDFETTGTQSVGEIIQVGLAIIEEDRSISRVYGSYVKPGTPIPPFITGLTGITDDDVKDAPELDEMMMELVPLLDDVVLVGHNVAFDFHFLQNALDRCGYLPFQGRILDTIDFLKICFPSLTSYQLGSVSAHFGVTHDRPHQADSDALATALVLLKCLEELYDLPLLTIQRLCELFTEEDSDLGWYFDGLLREREAETLQPEGDLTFYRQLALAVGDWNELAPPRDEHAENPLQNLSFTDYMDEVTKRLKDTLPQYESREAQDIMINEVMTALAEDKHLLIEAGTGTGKSLGYLLPAIYQSVRSNEKVMVSTHTINLQDQLRERDIPLLTQVVPFPFKAAIFKGRGHYLCLRKFEHKINKKDFISPREDALTAAQMIVWLTQSESGDDEELNLSGRGGDFWETVASDTDSCLGRSCPWFRKCYYHRAKHEAGIADVVITNHSKLFADVKAGHQLLPAYEHLVIDEAHHLEDVAGKHLGMHMKHFTVAHTLSRLYKDSRNGQLPTLRQMLQSSGSEEASEWSGVIDRIYPDLLTVKETWDLLSDKLFSLLPERSDAAAGEAGQLVMRLLPTRKPNDWDELVALENTMNLTLSEIIRKGDKMLNEMRDQEGQSSSDSLVTDISGLFKDLASIREQVRFFMGLNDENVVYWLEANGNYRSKSLQLYAVPVDVSTQLKELFFDKKKSIVLTSATLSVDKSFQFMIDNLGLNEAAEEGRLMTSLLPSPFKYREQALLVIPRDFPSVKGSVGDARFVDTLVQSLAEAAITTRGRMLVLFTSYKMLRQVYDPLKEALASQEITVLGQGVEGGSRSKLIRRFQDSAASVLLGTSSFWEGVDIPGEALTCLAIVRLPFQPPNHPLAEAKSELLQAQKKNPFMKLSVPQAVIRFKQGFGRLVRTAQDRGIVIVYDTRVIESHYGKYFLYSLPGPKMEHMLTDQMVPRIAEWLEDGGVS; this is translated from the coding sequence ATGAAATTTGCCGTGCTTGATTTTGAAACAACGGGAACCCAATCCGTGGGTGAAATTATCCAGGTTGGCCTTGCAATTATAGAAGAAGACCGGTCCATCTCCCGGGTATATGGTTCCTATGTCAAGCCCGGAACGCCGATACCTCCTTTTATAACTGGTCTGACGGGAATTACCGACGATGATGTGAAGGATGCACCTGAGCTGGATGAGATGATGATGGAGCTTGTTCCACTCTTGGATGATGTTGTGCTTGTAGGGCATAATGTCGCATTTGACTTCCATTTTTTGCAAAATGCTTTAGACCGATGTGGGTATTTACCATTTCAAGGGCGGATTTTAGATACGATTGATTTTCTGAAAATCTGCTTTCCTTCCCTCACATCCTATCAACTAGGGTCAGTCAGTGCACATTTTGGCGTGACGCATGATCGTCCGCATCAGGCAGACAGTGATGCACTCGCAACTGCTCTTGTATTACTGAAATGTCTGGAGGAGCTCTACGATTTGCCTCTGCTGACGATCCAGAGACTCTGTGAGCTGTTTACGGAAGAGGATAGTGATCTGGGTTGGTATTTTGATGGTCTGCTGCGTGAACGGGAAGCGGAGACGCTTCAGCCCGAAGGTGATCTGACCTTCTATCGCCAACTAGCGCTTGCTGTAGGAGACTGGAATGAATTAGCTCCACCTAGGGACGAGCATGCTGAGAATCCGCTGCAGAATTTATCTTTTACAGATTATATGGATGAAGTAACTAAAAGGCTTAAAGATACTTTGCCACAATATGAGAGCCGAGAAGCTCAGGATATTATGATCAATGAGGTGATGACGGCACTTGCCGAAGACAAACATCTATTGATCGAAGCAGGGACAGGAACCGGCAAATCGCTTGGTTATTTGCTGCCTGCCATATACCAAAGCGTACGCTCGAATGAAAAAGTCATGGTCAGCACTCATACTATTAATCTGCAAGATCAATTGCGTGAGCGTGATATTCCTTTGTTAACGCAGGTAGTTCCTTTTCCATTTAAAGCTGCAATTTTTAAGGGCAGAGGGCATTATTTGTGTCTTCGTAAGTTTGAACATAAAATTAATAAAAAAGACTTTATAAGTCCGAGGGAAGATGCGCTTACTGCGGCTCAGATGATCGTTTGGTTGACACAAAGTGAATCAGGAGATGACGAAGAGCTCAATCTAAGTGGTCGTGGCGGAGATTTCTGGGAGACGGTGGCAAGCGATACCGATTCTTGTCTGGGCCGTTCGTGTCCTTGGTTCCGTAAGTGTTATTACCACCGGGCAAAACATGAAGCTGGTATTGCTGATGTGGTCATTACGAACCACTCTAAGCTGTTCGCAGATGTTAAGGCTGGGCACCAGCTACTTCCGGCTTATGAACATCTTGTTATTGACGAGGCCCACCATCTGGAGGATGTGGCTGGCAAGCATTTAGGCATGCATATGAAGCATTTCACGGTTGCACATACACTTTCGCGTCTTTATAAGGATAGTCGAAATGGCCAACTTCCTACGCTTCGCCAAATGCTTCAGTCATCAGGCAGTGAGGAAGCTTCTGAATGGAGTGGAGTGATCGATAGAATCTATCCGGATCTGCTTACCGTAAAAGAAACCTGGGATCTACTTAGTGATAAACTATTCAGCCTCTTGCCGGAACGTAGCGATGCAGCGGCGGGAGAAGCTGGACAGTTAGTCATGCGGTTACTTCCTACCCGTAAACCGAATGATTGGGATGAATTGGTTGCTTTAGAGAATACTATGAATCTGACATTAAGCGAAATTATCCGTAAGGGTGATAAAATGCTTAATGAGATGCGTGACCAAGAAGGTCAATCTTCCTCAGATAGTCTAGTTACCGATATTAGCGGCTTATTTAAGGATTTAGCTTCTATACGTGAGCAAGTTCGGTTTTTTATGGGATTAAACGACGAGAATGTAGTATATTGGCTGGAGGCGAATGGAAATTATCGCAGTAAATCGCTACAGTTGTATGCCGTTCCTGTTGATGTTAGTACTCAGCTTAAGGAGCTGTTTTTCGACAAGAAGAAAAGTATCGTGCTAACCTCGGCGACACTCTCTGTCGATAAATCGTTCCAGTTTATGATCGATAATCTTGGATTAAATGAGGCTGCCGAAGAAGGGCGATTGATGACATCATTACTCCCTTCTCCATTTAAGTATCGGGAACAGGCACTGCTGGTTATTCCGCGGGATTTCCCTAGTGTGAAGGGTAGTGTGGGAGATGCTCGATTTGTCGATACACTCGTACAGTCGCTAGCAGAAGCAGCTATTACAACACGTGGGCGGATGCTTGTCCTGTTTACTTCTTACAAGATGCTACGCCAGGTTTATGATCCTCTCAAAGAGGCTCTAGCCTCACAAGAGATCACGGTGCTAGGGCAAGGCGTGGAAGGTGGTAGCCGCAGCAAGCTGATCCGCCGTTTTCAGGACAGTGCAGCCTCTGTACTGTTAGGAACAAGCAGCTTTTGGGAGGGTGTAGATATTCCAGGTGAAGCATTAACATGCTTGGCCATCGTGAGGCTTCCATTTCAACCGCCGAATCACCCCCTAGCGGAAGCGAAGTCTGAGTTATTACAAGCCCAGAAGAAGAATCCGTTCATGAAGTTGTCTGTTCCTCAGGCGGTTATACGCTTTAAGCAAGGATTTGGAAGACTGGTGCGGACAGCGCAGGATCGGGGTATTGTTATTGTGTATGACACAAGGGTGATCGAATCCCACTATGGGAAGTATTTCCTGTATTCGTTGCCTGGCCCGAAAATGGAGCATATGCTTACAGATCAAATGGTTCCTCGTATAGCGGAGTGGTTGGAGGACGGAGGCGTTTCTTGA
- the panD gene encoding aspartate 1-decarboxylase — protein sequence MFRHMMKSKIHRATVTEANLNYVGSITIDENLMEAADILENEKVQIVDNNNGSRLETYVIPGPRGSGVICLNGAAARLVHPGDTVIIISYAMLSSEELESHKPTVVFVDENNRPVKLADHELHATIA from the coding sequence TTGTTTAGACATATGATGAAATCCAAAATTCACCGCGCGACGGTGACAGAAGCGAATTTGAATTATGTGGGGAGTATTACCATTGATGAGAATTTAATGGAAGCGGCAGATATTCTTGAGAATGAAAAAGTACAGATCGTGGATAACAATAATGGTTCACGTCTAGAAACTTATGTCATTCCTGGGCCTCGCGGCAGTGGTGTGATCTGTCTGAATGGTGCAGCTGCACGACTTGTTCACCCGGGTGATACAGTAATTATCATTTCATATGCGATGTTGTCTTCGGAAGAACTCGAGTCGCATAAGCCAACGGTGGTATTTGTGGATGAGAATAACAGACCCGTGAAGCTGGCTGATCATGAACTGCATGCTACAATCGCTTAA
- the panC gene encoding pantoate--beta-alanine ligase, whose amino-acid sequence MRVVRSITQLREALEYMRQGGHTPIGFVPTMGYLHEGHASLLRRAGEMSNTVVMSIFVNPLQFGPNEDYDSYPRDEERDLELAEREGVDIVFIPSVEEMYPQPTRTTVSVSELTTRLCGASRPGHFNGVTTVVNKLFNIVQPDYAFFGLKDAQQVAVLRRMVSDLNMNVEIVPCPIVREGDGLALSSRNVFLSPEERTQALVLSRSLREARQSMEEGKVRTVAEVRELLTSVISSSPLAVIDYAEILTFPNLESLENEVLLTDVDGEIIIALAVKFGRTRLIDNNVFIPKEVAALV is encoded by the coding sequence ATGAGAGTCGTCAGAAGCATTACGCAGCTGCGCGAAGCTTTGGAATATATGAGACAAGGTGGGCATACCCCGATAGGATTTGTTCCAACCATGGGATACCTGCATGAAGGACATGCCAGTCTGCTTCGGCGGGCAGGAGAAATGAGCAACACGGTCGTTATGAGCATTTTTGTAAACCCGCTGCAGTTCGGACCAAATGAGGATTATGATTCCTATCCGCGCGATGAAGAGCGTGATTTGGAGCTGGCGGAACGCGAAGGTGTCGATATTGTATTTATCCCCAGCGTGGAAGAAATGTATCCGCAGCCTACCCGGACGACTGTCTCGGTATCAGAGCTTACCACTCGACTCTGTGGGGCATCCCGCCCTGGGCATTTTAATGGCGTAACAACAGTCGTTAATAAACTGTTTAATATCGTACAGCCAGATTATGCTTTCTTCGGACTAAAGGATGCTCAGCAAGTAGCTGTACTCCGCCGAATGGTGTCCGATTTGAATATGAATGTTGAAATTGTGCCTTGCCCCATCGTTCGTGAAGGAGATGGACTTGCACTTAGCTCACGTAACGTATTCTTATCTCCAGAGGAACGTACTCAAGCACTGGTGTTATCTCGTTCCTTACGTGAAGCACGTCAGTCCATGGAAGAAGGAAAAGTAAGAACCGTTGCTGAAGTACGGGAATTGTTGACATCGGTTATTTCTAGCTCTCCTTTAGCAGTCATTGATTATGCGGAAATATTGACATTCCCTAATCTGGAAAGCTTGGAGAACGAAGTTTTATTAACGGATGTAGATGGGGAAATTATTATAGCGCTTGCCGTGAAGTTTGGCAGAACGCGCTTAATTGACAATAATGTATTTATTCCAAAGGAGGTTGCCGCTCTTGTTTAG
- the panB gene encoding 3-methyl-2-oxobutanoate hydroxymethyltransferase: MANKQALNIVKMKKMKADGERLSMLTAYDYPSALLAEEAGIDLILVGDSLGNVVLGYDTTLPVTIDDMVYHTRSVTRGAQKTFIVADMPFMTYHGSIDETLRGVRRLMQEGRAHAVKMEGGLEICETVTAVVAAGVPVLGHIGLTPQSVNMIGGYRIQGKDAKDAKRLMDEAKALEAAGAFAVVLELVTEEVAQAISEALSIPTIGIGAGRYCDGQVLVFHDLLRYASPYREKRFVKTYADVGSLIREGISQYVQEVKDRSYPDEGHVFKADETVLESLYGGAGKDGE, translated from the coding sequence ATGGCAAACAAACAAGCACTTAATATTGTGAAAATGAAAAAAATGAAAGCAGATGGTGAGCGGTTAAGCATGCTGACTGCTTATGATTACCCATCGGCTCTACTTGCTGAAGAAGCCGGTATCGATCTTATTTTGGTGGGTGACTCCCTGGGAAATGTGGTACTTGGATATGATACAACTTTACCCGTTACGATTGACGACATGGTCTACCACACTCGTTCAGTAACTCGGGGCGCACAAAAAACATTCATTGTGGCAGATATGCCATTTATGACCTATCACGGCAGTATAGATGAAACCTTGCGAGGTGTGCGCAGACTGATGCAGGAAGGGCGGGCTCATGCCGTCAAAATGGAAGGCGGTCTCGAAATTTGTGAGACAGTCACTGCGGTTGTAGCTGCAGGAGTTCCTGTGCTTGGGCATATTGGGCTTACGCCACAATCGGTAAATATGATTGGTGGCTACCGCATTCAAGGTAAAGATGCCAAAGATGCAAAACGTCTGATGGATGAAGCAAAAGCCCTTGAAGCAGCCGGTGCTTTTGCAGTGGTACTGGAGCTGGTGACTGAAGAAGTAGCACAAGCAATTTCTGAGGCGCTGAGCATTCCAACCATTGGGATTGGTGCAGGTCGTTATTGTGACGGACAGGTATTGGTTTTCCATGATTTGTTGCGTTATGCCTCACCCTACCGTGAGAAACGTTTTGTAAAAACCTACGCGGATGTGGGTAGTCTGATTCGTGAGGGTATCAGCCAATATGTGCAAGAAGTGAAGGACCGCTCGTACCCAGATGAAGGTCATGTTTTTAAAGCAGATGAAACCGTTCTGGAATCTTTATATGGCGGTGCCGGAAAGGATGGGGAATAA
- a CDS encoding biotin--[acetyl-CoA-carboxylase] ligase, giving the protein MGYEKALSLTGLKQEASDSNWLDRVQLLESVVSTQEEAKRLAENGAPEGTTVIAEEQTGARGRMGRKWFSPRGKGIWMSIVLRPNLPLLQTPQLTLLAGVAVCKAIRRVTGVDAGIKWPNDLLAGGRKICGILLESSLREGELHYCIAGIGISANLTEDDYPDHLKEVATSLRIQRGGVPIDRSELVRAVLNEFELHYNLYMEQGFKPIKELWESMSVTLGRQIALNSPQGRSESIVVGLDELGGLILKNSAGEISSVCSGEIELL; this is encoded by the coding sequence ATGGGCTATGAAAAAGCGCTGTCGCTAACCGGATTGAAGCAGGAAGCTTCCGATTCGAATTGGCTAGACAGAGTTCAGCTCCTGGAGTCTGTCGTATCTACTCAGGAGGAAGCCAAACGATTGGCGGAAAACGGTGCACCAGAAGGAACAACCGTAATCGCTGAAGAACAAACCGGTGCTAGAGGGCGAATGGGTAGAAAATGGTTTTCTCCTCGTGGTAAAGGCATTTGGATGAGTATAGTATTGCGGCCGAATTTACCCTTGTTACAGACTCCTCAGTTAACACTGCTTGCTGGGGTTGCTGTCTGTAAGGCCATTCGCCGTGTAACCGGAGTAGACGCCGGCATTAAATGGCCAAATGATTTGCTTGCGGGCGGTCGAAAGATATGTGGAATTTTGCTCGAGTCTTCGCTAAGAGAAGGAGAGCTTCATTATTGCATCGCCGGGATTGGAATTTCTGCGAACTTGACTGAAGACGATTACCCTGATCATCTGAAGGAAGTAGCGACATCTCTTCGGATTCAGCGGGGCGGTGTTCCTATTGACCGTTCGGAGCTGGTAAGAGCTGTATTGAATGAGTTTGAGCTGCATTACAATCTATACATGGAACAAGGGTTTAAACCTATCAAAGAGCTGTGGGAGTCGATGTCAGTTACTTTGGGTCGCCAAATCGCTCTGAATAGCCCTCAGGGACGCTCTGAAAGCATTGTGGTAGGTCTGGATGAGTTAGGTGGACTAATCCTTAAAAACAGCGCAGGAGAGATTTCTAGCGTATGCTCAGGTGAAATCGAGCTTTTATAA
- a CDS encoding CCA tRNA nucleotidyltransferase produces MRIYITVCSGARYLDWIQSGGKEFVMKWEMAPSAMALAAQNVISELTQNGHEAFWVGGCIRDELLGRPVHDMDITTSAVPEEVIAIFARSIPTGLAHGTVTVLQDGHGFEVTTYRTESGYVDHRRPDHVEFVSDVKEDLRRRDFTINAICCGLGGDLIDPFGGEKDLALRVIRCVGDAEERFDEDALRMLRCVRFASVLDFSIAKNTWRGLLRQRDKLAHIAVERVRAELDRIVEGPHPRRGLAMLARCELLARGKAPFPWTGTDLAAAAARSAGIGELEGAHLRWALLLHALKQSAQEADELLRAWTFSGTTRTSVVQVLRVREAWTAAFESVPPGEPGGTDLLRRRWIAAVLTFGVEAAEGWLSLLAILPAAALPAANSPADSEVSPAVNTPAVPAKDWIAQMPLKSLSELAVTGNELAEVLDKRPGPWLGNMLNALLQATAAGDLLNNKQELLLEAKRMDGHGL; encoded by the coding sequence ATGAGGATATATATTACCGTGTGCTCGGGCGCAAGGTACCTAGACTGGATACAGTCAGGGGGTAAGGAGTTCGTAATGAAATGGGAAATGGCGCCATCCGCTATGGCTCTTGCGGCGCAAAATGTAATTTCTGAGCTAACTCAAAACGGTCATGAGGCTTTTTGGGTCGGAGGCTGCATTCGCGATGAGCTATTGGGTAGGCCAGTGCATGATATGGATATTACAACTTCAGCAGTGCCGGAGGAAGTGATAGCCATCTTCGCACGCAGTATTCCGACAGGGCTAGCACATGGCACGGTCACCGTGCTTCAGGATGGGCATGGGTTTGAGGTGACGACATACCGAACTGAAAGTGGTTATGTCGATCATCGTCGTCCGGACCATGTTGAATTTGTTAGCGATGTGAAGGAAGATCTTCGTCGTCGTGATTTTACGATTAACGCGATATGCTGCGGGCTGGGTGGAGATTTGATTGATCCCTTCGGCGGAGAGAAGGATCTAGCTCTCCGTGTGATCCGCTGTGTGGGTGATGCAGAGGAGCGATTCGATGAGGATGCGCTTCGCATGCTTCGCTGCGTTCGTTTCGCATCGGTGTTAGATTTCTCCATCGCCAAGAATACGTGGAGGGGGCTACTGCGCCAGCGAGATAAGCTGGCGCATATTGCTGTGGAGCGTGTCCGCGCGGAGCTGGACCGCATCGTAGAGGGGCCGCATCCTCGGCGCGGCCTTGCTATGCTAGCGCGCTGCGAGCTGCTTGCGCGCGGCAAAGCCCCGTTCCCCTGGACCGGAACCGATCTGGCGGCTGCTGCCGCCAGATCGGCCGGGATAGGGGAACTGGAGGGCGCCCATCTGCGGTGGGCGCTTCTCCTCCATGCCCTGAAGCAGTCGGCCCAGGAGGCCGATGAGCTGCTGCGGGCATGGACGTTCTCTGGGACGACGCGTACCAGCGTCGTCCAGGTGCTGCGGGTCCGCGAAGCTTGGACCGCTGCGTTTGAATCCGTGCCGCCGGGTGAACCGGGCGGCACGGATCTGCTGCGGCGGCGCTGGATCGCCGCCGTACTGACCTTCGGCGTGGAAGCCGCCGAAGGGTGGCTCTCACTGCTGGCGATCCTGCCAGCAGCTGCCCTTCCTGCTGCGAACTCGCCAGCGGACTCGGAAGTCTCACCCGCTGTCAACACCCCAGCGGTGCCTGCAAAAGACTGGATCGCACAAATGCCACTGAAGAGTCTCTCGGAGCTTGCTGTTACAGGTAATGAGTTGGCGGAAGTGCTTGATAAGCGTCCAGGACCTTGGCTTGGGAATATGCTGAATGCTCTTCTGCAGGCGACTGCTGCGGGTGATCTTCTTAACAATAAACAAGAATTGCTGCTTGAAGCAAAAAGGATGGATGGACATGGGCTATGA